In Arthrobacter sp. CDRTa11, one DNA window encodes the following:
- a CDS encoding acyltransferase family protein: MPTARTAPTPGRGNDATPDGRKPTFRPEVQGLRALAVLMVVTYHVWLGRVSGGVDIFLLISAFLLTLSFVRKVEAGKPMNLIRHWLHLFKRLLPAAVVVLLGILAGTWLILPQSRWPDVLDQAWASLLYRQNWLLADTAVDYYAQDHSGASPLQHFWSLSIQGQVFILWPLIFAGAAVAWKLLTRFPVQGIRLSYRHVLLVAFGGIFAASLIFSIDQTSSNQAYAYFDTRTRLWEFALGSLLALGLPYLRPGKALRVVLGWAGLAAMVSVGLVLTVDRSFPGSIALWPTLAAAAIIVAGKSGSRFGADRLLAWKPLVALGDNSYALYLWHWPVLVLALAAAGIEAPSLGQGLGVVAASIALAVLTTRFVEKPLREWHWPQKRSWRTAVVIAACCTLLAGPVAVWQTSLTAEEAAVAAQPRELTPGAASLAPENAGKPTPEARIIPAPAAMKNEWADIDGLCTDANVPSDPLLAGCLQNNSPETVTKRIVVLGDSHAQQYMAALGPIARDHGWEVVTLLKGDCRFGADSPERDEDCNAFNRASAAYVMEHRPDAVFTVASLTHVQAPFETEVPGYLDGIRQFTDAGIEVVGVRDNPRFTINMPECVQKNGAAAPECNVPVNESLAESSPLDGYRGKVDGLHLMDLSDFVCAGGSCPAVVGNVYVYKDDNHLTKTYVQSMIPMFEQRLLAATGWT, translated from the coding sequence GTGCCGACTGCGAGAACCGCGCCCACTCCCGGCCGTGGAAATGACGCCACCCCCGACGGGCGGAAACCAACGTTCCGCCCGGAGGTCCAGGGGCTCCGGGCGCTCGCTGTCCTGATGGTGGTGACCTACCACGTGTGGCTGGGGCGGGTCTCCGGCGGCGTGGATATCTTCCTGCTGATCTCCGCGTTCCTCCTGACGCTTTCGTTCGTGCGGAAGGTCGAAGCAGGCAAACCCATGAACCTCATCCGGCACTGGCTGCACCTCTTCAAGAGGCTGCTGCCGGCCGCCGTCGTGGTCCTGCTTGGCATCCTGGCCGGCACCTGGCTGATTTTGCCGCAAAGCCGCTGGCCGGATGTCCTGGACCAGGCCTGGGCCTCCCTGCTCTACCGGCAGAACTGGCTCCTGGCCGACACCGCCGTCGACTACTACGCACAGGACCATTCAGGCGCCAGCCCGCTGCAGCACTTCTGGTCCCTGTCCATCCAGGGCCAGGTCTTCATCCTCTGGCCGCTCATCTTCGCCGGCGCGGCAGTGGCGTGGAAGCTGCTGACACGGTTCCCGGTCCAAGGGATAAGACTCAGCTATAGGCATGTCCTGCTGGTGGCCTTTGGTGGCATCTTTGCAGCCTCCCTCATCTTTTCGATCGACCAGACTTCCAGCAACCAGGCCTACGCCTACTTCGACACGCGCACGCGGCTGTGGGAGTTCGCCCTCGGCTCGCTCCTGGCACTGGGACTTCCGTACCTCAGGCCCGGCAAGGCACTCCGCGTTGTCCTCGGATGGGCCGGCCTTGCCGCCATGGTGTCCGTTGGCCTCGTCCTGACCGTGGACCGTTCCTTCCCAGGGTCCATCGCGCTCTGGCCCACGCTGGCGGCAGCCGCCATCATTGTGGCCGGGAAAAGCGGAAGCCGGTTCGGCGCGGACCGGCTCCTCGCCTGGAAGCCGCTGGTTGCCCTGGGTGACAACTCCTATGCCCTGTACCTGTGGCACTGGCCGGTGCTGGTCCTGGCGCTGGCCGCCGCCGGCATTGAGGCCCCAAGCCTCGGCCAGGGCCTGGGCGTTGTTGCCGCCTCCATTGCGTTGGCGGTGCTGACCACCCGCTTTGTGGAAAAGCCGCTGCGCGAATGGCACTGGCCGCAGAAGCGCTCCTGGCGGACCGCCGTCGTGATTGCCGCCTGCTGTACCCTACTGGCCGGTCCGGTAGCTGTCTGGCAGACCAGCCTGACGGCCGAAGAGGCCGCGGTTGCTGCACAGCCGCGGGAGCTGACTCCCGGTGCCGCGTCCCTGGCGCCCGAAAATGCGGGCAAGCCGACGCCGGAGGCCAGGATCATCCCGGCGCCGGCCGCCATGAAGAACGAATGGGCCGACATCGACGGCCTGTGCACGGACGCCAACGTGCCCTCCGATCCTTTGCTGGCCGGCTGCCTGCAGAACAACTCACCCGAGACCGTAACCAAACGGATCGTTGTGCTGGGGGATTCCCATGCCCAGCAGTACATGGCGGCCCTGGGTCCTATTGCCAGGGATCACGGCTGGGAGGTGGTGACGCTGCTTAAGGGTGACTGCCGCTTCGGCGCCGATTCACCGGAACGGGACGAGGACTGCAACGCCTTCAACAGGGCCAGTGCCGCGTACGTCATGGAGCACAGGCCCGACGCCGTCTTTACCGTCGCATCGCTGACGCACGTTCAAGCTCCCTTCGAAACGGAGGTTCCGGGCTACCTCGACGGCATCCGGCAGTTCACTGACGCAGGCATTGAGGTTGTGGGCGTGCGGGACAACCCCAGGTTCACCATCAACATGCCCGAGTGCGTCCAGAAGAACGGGGCGGCGGCCCCTGAATGCAACGTCCCGGTGAACGAATCCCTGGCCGAGTCCTCGCCGCTGGACGGCTACCGCGGCAAGGTGGACGGGCTCCACCTGATGGACCTGAGCGACTTCGTCTGTGCCGGTGGCAGCTGCCCGGCCGTGGTGGGCAATGTGTATGTGTACAAGGACGATAACCACCTCACCAAGACGTACGTCCAAAGCATGATTCCCATGTTCGAACAGCGCCTCCTGGCCGCTACCGGCTGGACCTGA